The Solea solea chromosome 19, fSolSol10.1, whole genome shotgun sequence genome has a window encoding:
- the LOC131446650 gene encoding zinc metalloproteinase nas-4-like, giving the protein NEILSAMAMLSGNTCLSFHQQTKDQRPSDHLIFTPGKGCASYVGCIGGEQPILISPLCTVGNIAHEILHALGFHHEHTRMDREQYITVLSQNIMTGKEINFHEKRGKTFGLPYDVTSIMHYGRGFFSANGLPTIVSKEDVQEMGQRENLTELDVQRVHHLYNCNSTEKETEEESNGAYLNSEEEEQDTDPMIQSLKVFLSDQNRISANKTQGSHTPSSIAAPDSLQSLDMATGADNNHTTNHTTC; this is encoded by the exons AATGAGATCCTCTCCGCTATGGCCATGCTGTCTGGAAACACCTGTCTGTCCTTCCACCAGCAAACCAAGGACCAAAGACCATCGGATCATCTGATCTTCACGCCTGgcaaagg ATGCGCCTCTTATGTGGGCTGCATCGGCGGAGAGCAGCCCATATTAATATCCCCCCTGTGCACTGTGGGGAACATTGCCCATGAGATTCTTCACGCGCTTGGCTTCCACCACGAACACACAAGGATGGACCGTGAGCAGTACATCACTGTTCTCTCTCAAAATATTATGACCG GGAAGGAGATAAACTTCCATGAGAAACGGGGGAAAACGTTTGGCCTTCCTTATGACGTCACTTCTATCATGCACTACGGACG AGGGTTTTTCTCTGCGAATGGTCTGCCCACCATCGTCTCAAAAGAAGATGTCCAGGAGATGGGACAGAGGGAGAACCTGACAGAGCTGGACGTCCAGAGAGTTCATCACCTCTACAACTGCA ATTCCACAGAAAAAGAGACTGAGGAGGAAAGTAATGGTGCATACCTGAAcagtgaggaggaagagcaggatACAGACCCCATGATCCAGAGTTTAAAGGTTTTCCTCAGTGACCAGAATCGTATTTCTGCCAACAAAACACAGGGAAGCCACACACCTTCAAGTATAGCAGCCCCTGATTCACTGCAGAGCCTGGATATGGCCACTGGAGCTGACAATAACCACACAACCAATCATACTACATGCTGA